Proteins encoded in a region of the Oreochromis niloticus isolate F11D_XX unplaced genomic scaffold, O_niloticus_UMD_NMBU tig00003626_pilon, whole genome shotgun sequence genome:
- the LOC109200998 gene encoding uncharacterized protein LOC109200998 (The sequence of the model RefSeq protein was modified relative to this genomic sequence to represent the inferred CDS: added 15 bases not found in genome assembly), with protein MSIHNIPVKNEVKYLGIWLTKCMADSEEKNIQNTIDKCKKTLNHWLQRDLTLFGRIMLTKVESLSRLIYPAYSLAIPPRIIKDINKLNFNFIWKNKPHYISNRDLIKDYEEGGLKAIDFEIMNGILKINWLRSFLKNDNDIWFLIPSLIFNKVGGIQFLLVCDFEISKLPIKLSKFHQQVLLNWKLMFKHNFSPHNVPLWNNRVILNRGKSMFVEEWMTKQIWSVTHIMDENGDIPELNRFNEKYDTSCSFELYKKVSQNIPIVLVNTIKNNFSNIPTSNLHKIKLDGLDLVNEKCNNQFLRRYLVNILYPGRTKHSLIFKDYNKSEISLIRTKYLKFPIPPKFKEVHFRTTKNIYPSNEFMRDRFKFVLDNCYICKTTSETTEHMFYGCVTIQNLWKSLHVLILSQYGNIDFWSFQNIQIGVILKDKNSEFLVNNLIIITKYYIHKCRYAKSPPSWSALKNELSLFRKSLKPINKPQAIKLHRFLEEFDFS; from the coding sequence ATACCTGTCAAAaatgaagtcaaatatcttGGAATTTGGCTAACTAAATGCATGGCTGATAGCGAAGAAAAGAATATTCAGAATACAAttgacaaatgcaaaaaaactcTAAACCATTGGCTACAGAGAGATTTAACTTTGTTCGGCAGGATAATGTTGACCAAGGTTGAATCTTTGTCCAGATTAATCTATCCAGCTTATTCCCTAGCCATCCCACCAAGAATTATAAAAGACATCAATAAGCTGAATTTTAATTTCATATGGAAAAATAAACCTCATTATATCAGTAACAGGGACTTGATAAAAGACTATGAAGAGGGGGGTTTGAAAGCAATCGATTTTGAAATAATGAATGGCATCTTAAAGATTAATTGGCTCCGATCCTTCTTAAAAAATGATAATGACATCTGGTTCTTGATACCATCTCTTATTTTCAACAAAGTTGGGGGGATCCAATTCCTTTTAGTATGTGATTTTGAAATTTCTAAACTGCCCATAAAACTCTCCAAATTTCATCAACAAGTTTTGTTAAATTGGAAATTAATGTTTAAACATAACTTTAGTCCCCACAACGTTCCATTGTGGAATAATAGGGTGATATTGAATCGGGGGAAATCTATGTTTGTGGAAGAATggatgacaaaacaaatttggtCTGTGACACATATAATGGATGAAAATGGAGATATACCTGAATTAAACAGGTTTAATGAGAAATATGACACGAGTTGCTCGTTCGAGCTCTACAAAAAGGTTTCACAGAATATCCCAATAGTCCTTGTCAATACGATAAAGAATAATTTTTCAAATATACCGacttcaaatttacataaaattaaattagATGGTCTTGACTTGGTTAATGAAAAATGCAATAATCAGTTTTTGAGGAGGTATTTGGTTAACATCTTATATCCAGGTAGGACAAAACATTCACTCATCTTTAAAGATTATAACAAATCTGAGATCTCGTTGATCAGaaccaaatatttaaaatttccaaTTCCCCCcaaatttaaagaagtccatTTTAGAACTACAAAAAATATTTACCCCTCCAATGAATTTATGAGAGACAGATTTAAATTTGTGTTAGACAACTGTTATATTTGTAAAACAACTTCGGAAACAACAGAGCACATGTTTTATGGGTGTGTGACAATCCAGAACTTATGGAAATCCCTCCATGTCCTAATATTGTCCCAGTATGGAAATATTGATTTTTGGTCTTTTCAAAATATTCAAATTGGAGTAATCCTTAAGGACAAAAATAGTGAGTTTTTAGTTAACAATCTCATTATTATAACAAAGTATTACATTCATAAATGCCGATATGCTAAATCCCCCCCTTCATGGTCTGCTCTTAAAAACGAACTCTCCCTGTTCCGTAAATCTCTTAAGCCAATAAATAAGCCCCAAGCAATCAAATTGCATAGATTTTTAGAAGAGTTTGATTTTTCTTAG